One window of the Chryseobacterium sp. CY350 genome contains the following:
- a CDS encoding DUF3828 domain-containing protein yields MKKLICFLLISMLLLGCKQEIKATNTIQNYDSLQTKNDTEKAIKFLKEFYFSVYGSDENNEILKKKYLSERVLKRIDSLTSNENDLILDYDPFIQGQDYNGSSIKKTLKIISLGSKDKFRVSFLLFGNKDEKRTNIDIALQKNKKGNYLINCILNDEYLNFKDNFSQEEQNKFYVLDSANLKMQKNTYKISVLEKTENKNKENVQHNSNPIILYKNGKKIAQSNNLIYPYNDNCPADGFQRLVSKNNYFTIEQSYCKEFLFVSSYTTFKIDEKSGYILLHKYGEIYTDRSNPDESISDKTLTAKDFGVIKFEYVTEELLLKLL; encoded by the coding sequence ATGAAAAAATTAATCTGTTTTCTTTTAATAAGCATGCTTTTATTAGGATGTAAACAAGAAATAAAGGCAACTAATACAATTCAGAATTATGATAGTTTGCAGACGAAAAATGACACAGAAAAAGCAATCAAGTTCTTAAAAGAATTCTATTTTTCAGTTTATGGCTCTGACGAAAATAATGAAATATTAAAGAAAAAATATTTGTCGGAAAGAGTTTTAAAAAGAATAGACAGCCTTACTTCAAATGAAAATGATCTTATTTTAGATTATGACCCTTTTATTCAGGGGCAGGATTATAATGGTAGCTCGATAAAAAAAACACTTAAAATAATATCTTTAGGTAGCAAAGACAAATTTAGAGTAAGTTTTTTATTATTTGGAAATAAAGATGAAAAACGAACAAACATAGATATTGCTTTACAAAAAAATAAAAAAGGAAACTATTTGATAAATTGTATATTGAATGATGAATATTTAAATTTTAAAGATAATTTTTCTCAAGAAGAACAAAACAAATTTTATGTTTTGGATAGTGCTAATTTAAAAATGCAAAAAAATACTTATAAAATATCTGTTTTAGAAAAAACTGAAAATAAGAATAAGGAAAATGTGCAACATAATTCCAATCCAATTATATTATATAAAAATGGAAAAAAAATTGCTCAAAGCAACAATCTTATATACCCTTATAATGATAATTGTCCTGCTGATGGTTTTCAGCGTTTAGTTTCAAAAAATAATTATTTTACCATTGAGCAATCATATTGTAAAGAATTTTTATTTGTTTCTTCCTACACAACATTCAAAATAGATGAAAAATCAGGGTATATTTTACTCCACAAATATGGAGAAATATATACAGATAGAAGTAACCCAGATGAGTCTATTTCTGATAAAACATTGACCGCAAAAGATTTTGGAGTTATAAAATTTGAATATGTGACGGAAGAGCTTTTATTAAAATTATTATAA